In Herbaspirillum seropedicae, a single window of DNA contains:
- a CDS encoding OmpA family protein, producing the protein MDTSFFPSLRRPACVFAAALLCNLANVALAQNAAPPVATPAPGQVLVTGTVPDEASKAAALARLREVYGADRVVDQIAVGQVVLPANWNNHVQSLISPNLKAVSRGQLKIDGTTVSITGEVANEAQRQQIASDMASSLNSSYTVNNGLRVSTSEQGLLDNALANRVVSFESGQATLTPEGKRILDEIAATMLKLKGRHVEIIGNTDNEGLRASNISLSLARADAVKAYLGAKGVDESLLSTSGQGPDRPVASNATAEGRAKNRRIEFRIAK; encoded by the coding sequence TTGGATACGTCCTTCTTCCCTTCCCTGCGCCGGCCCGCCTGCGTATTCGCCGCGGCCCTGCTCTGCAACCTCGCCAACGTCGCGCTGGCGCAGAACGCCGCGCCCCCCGTGGCCACGCCCGCCCCCGGCCAGGTACTGGTCACCGGTACCGTCCCTGACGAAGCCAGCAAGGCCGCCGCCCTGGCCCGCCTGCGCGAAGTCTATGGCGCCGACCGCGTGGTCGACCAGATCGCCGTGGGCCAGGTAGTGCTGCCGGCCAACTGGAACAACCATGTGCAGAGCCTGATCTCGCCCAATCTGAAAGCGGTCAGCCGCGGCCAGCTAAAGATCGACGGCACCACCGTCTCCATCACCGGCGAGGTCGCCAACGAAGCCCAGCGCCAGCAGATCGCCAGCGACATGGCCAGCAGCCTCAACTCGTCCTATACCGTCAACAACGGGCTGCGCGTGTCCACCTCCGAGCAGGGCCTGCTGGATAACGCCCTGGCCAATCGCGTCGTCTCCTTCGAAAGCGGACAGGCCACCCTCACCCCCGAGGGCAAGCGCATCCTCGACGAGATCGCCGCCACCATGCTCAAGCTCAAGGGCCGTCATGTGGAAATCATCGGCAACACCGACAACGAAGGCCTGCGCGCCAGCAATATCTCGCTGTCGCTGGCCCGTGCCGATGCAGTCAAGGCCTACCTGGGCGCCAAGGGCGTCGACGAGAGCCTGCTGAGCACCTCTGGCCAAGGCCCGGATCGCCCGGTGGCCTCGAACGCCACGGCAGAGGGGCGCGCAAAGAACCGCCGCATTGAATTCCGTATCGCCAAGTAA
- the tagF gene encoding type VI secretion system-associated protein TagF, protein MSATGTPIKVGYFGKIPTRGDFIKATDNASLITLLDNWLAQTMEMLARDPRWKIIYDGVKPLHFVVMGPRSRRAVAGHLRASSDQSQRRFPFISMSAIEVEDPGAFVRNGPLILSRLWTRLETLTNGVLSANDPAAPLQTLATTTLELDINSAGYNAAFADFLDMQTLGGLQQMLEQAGFTGTPRQLLLALGLLLQPVMASTSSRLDKNLILPLPRDPMYRALVASFWMNLITPFLSRADFELALFLTILDEQPSMILGFSGASPRTLHSVLDSQAGAEHNIAFDQADWIEEHVSSDYGIQKLSSYLSHPGLSLKSALDSFREAFIGA, encoded by the coding sequence ATGAGTGCAACCGGCACCCCCATCAAGGTCGGCTACTTCGGCAAGATCCCCACGCGCGGCGATTTCATCAAGGCCACCGACAACGCCTCCCTGATCACGCTGCTGGACAACTGGCTGGCGCAGACCATGGAAATGCTGGCGCGCGATCCGCGCTGGAAGATCATCTATGACGGCGTCAAGCCGCTGCATTTCGTGGTCATGGGCCCGCGCAGCCGCCGCGCCGTCGCCGGCCACCTGCGCGCCAGCAGCGACCAGTCGCAACGGCGCTTCCCGTTCATCTCGATGAGCGCCATCGAGGTCGAGGATCCCGGCGCCTTCGTGCGCAACGGCCCGCTGATCCTCTCGCGCCTGTGGACGCGCCTGGAGACGCTGACCAACGGCGTGCTCAGCGCCAATGACCCCGCCGCCCCCTTGCAGACCCTGGCCACGACCACGCTGGAGCTGGACATCAACAGCGCCGGCTACAACGCCGCCTTCGCCGACTTCCTGGACATGCAGACGCTGGGCGGCCTGCAACAGATGCTGGAGCAGGCCGGCTTCACCGGCACCCCGCGCCAGCTGCTGCTGGCCCTGGGGCTGCTGCTGCAACCGGTGATGGCCAGCACCTCCAGCCGACTGGACAAGAACCTGATCCTGCCGCTGCCGCGCGACCCGATGTACCGCGCCCTGGTGGCCAGTTTCTGGATGAACCTGATCACGCCTTTCCTGAGCCGTGCCGATTTCGAACTGGCGCTCTTCCTCACCATCCTCGATGAGCAGCCCAGCATGATCCTGGGCTTTTCCGGGGCCTCGCCGCGCACCCTGCATTCGGTGCTCGACAGCCAGGCCGGAGCCGAGCACAACATCGCCTTCGACCAGGCCGACTGGATCGAAGAACATGTCAGCAGCGACTACGGCATCCAGAAGCTGTCGAGCTATCTCTCGCACCCCGGCCTGTCGCTCAAATCGGCACTCGACTCATTCCGCGAAGCCTTCATCGGAGCCTGA
- the tssM gene encoding type VI secretion system membrane subunit TssM, translated as MQRLWHFLSDTRTLVIIGFAALAAFLFIGASTLELALTWAAVILAIALLCWLGYWLYRRWKVRRAAGKLGEVLEQQATQSVAASSDGAQREEVAALRTRMLEAINTIKTSKLGQKSGSAALYELPWYMVIGNPAAGKSTAIANSGLQFPFADKGGKIVHGVGGTRNCDWFFTTDGILLDTAGRYSVYEEDRNEWFSFLGLLKRYRKQAPINGIIIAVSIAELTGNRPEFAINLAKNLRQRVQELTEKLEVFAPVYVVFTKADLITGFNEFFLDTERSERDRVWGATLAYDRKRSGQEVVSFFDERFDELYAGLKEMSLASMSVKRGENMAPGVLTFPLEFSSIKGVLRSFVATLFEENPFQFKPVFRGFYFTSAVQEGATVSASSQRIADRFGLALEHKPQREIFSQHGFFLHNLFKQVIFADKQLVAQYTSRTKIRMRYATFFAAIAILGVLLGGWSWSYMGNRQLLANVQADMDKAVKLQEKRLDLQSRFEALEILQDRIEQLDRYRASRPISVGMGLYQGDLLERKLREEYFSGIKEIMLKPVASNIESYLMEVNANAARLEPMSRPPQSGGITPVADNGAQAASALRTYKDSSATSVEDAYNALKTYLMLADKSRAESSHLNDQITRFWRGWLETNRGTMPREQMIRSAERLISFSLEQINDPSWPTIDNKLTLVDQARENLRRVVRGMPARERVYADVKARAATRFASMTVARIVGDKDRELVMGSYAIPGTFTRDAWEKFVQEAFKEAANKELQSADWVLKTSAKDDLTLEGSPEQIQKALVTQYKTEYAREWQKFLQGVSIVELRNLDDATNAMNRLGDPITSPMKKVINTVYDETSWDNPSLVDAGLANAKSGFMGWFKETILRRSPAPAPTQFNADGTTAIPMGPVGREFSGVARLVVSKDKNGSLLQTYLDNLSKLRTRLNTIKNQGDTGPGAKQLMQQTLEGNGSELSDSLKFVDEEMLPGLNDQQKTVLRPLLVRPLVQGFNALVRPTEGEVNKIWRAQVYEPFQSNLAAKYPFSPNSKIEANSGEIGTVFGENGAISKFVTTAMGPLVVRRGDTLSPRKWADMGINLSPAITSNFASWISAPGGGGDANGGANSAQTVFQIQPQPAPGALEYTIEIDGQQLRYRNTQAQWTNFIWPNPQGTPGARVTAQTYDGRTIEVASQPGRFGLERLINSAQRKRKDNGVFELSWTNEGVTVVVNLKIISSAEVSGTANGPARGTASLRGLKLPETIAGGAPAPVLAPAPAGAAGTAPMQPGQPMATDAAAPQSNNQPTITGVKQ; from the coding sequence ATGCAACGACTCTGGCACTTCCTCAGCGATACCCGCACCCTGGTCATCATCGGCTTCGCCGCCCTGGCCGCATTCCTCTTCATCGGCGCCAGCACCCTGGAGCTGGCCCTGACCTGGGCCGCCGTGATCCTGGCCATCGCCCTGCTATGCTGGCTGGGATACTGGCTGTACCGGCGCTGGAAGGTGCGGCGCGCCGCCGGCAAGCTGGGCGAAGTGCTGGAACAGCAAGCCACCCAGTCGGTGGCGGCCAGCAGCGACGGCGCCCAGCGCGAAGAAGTCGCCGCGCTGCGCACCCGCATGCTGGAGGCGATCAACACCATCAAGACCTCCAAGCTGGGGCAGAAGTCCGGTTCGGCCGCCCTCTACGAGCTGCCCTGGTACATGGTGATCGGCAACCCCGCTGCCGGCAAGAGCACCGCCATCGCCAATTCCGGATTGCAGTTCCCCTTCGCCGACAAGGGCGGCAAGATCGTCCACGGCGTGGGCGGCACCCGCAACTGCGACTGGTTCTTCACCACCGACGGCATCCTGCTCGATACCGCCGGCCGCTATTCGGTCTATGAAGAAGACCGCAACGAGTGGTTCAGCTTCCTGGGCCTGCTCAAGCGCTATCGCAAGCAAGCGCCGATCAACGGCATCATCATCGCGGTCAGCATCGCCGAACTGACCGGCAACCGTCCCGAATTCGCCATCAACCTGGCCAAGAACCTGCGCCAGCGCGTGCAGGAGCTGACTGAAAAGCTGGAAGTGTTCGCCCCGGTCTATGTGGTCTTCACCAAGGCCGACCTGATCACCGGCTTCAATGAATTCTTCCTCGACACCGAACGCAGCGAGCGTGACCGCGTCTGGGGCGCTACCCTCGCCTACGACCGCAAGCGCAGCGGCCAGGAAGTGGTCAGCTTCTTCGATGAACGTTTCGACGAGCTCTACGCCGGCCTCAAGGAGATGAGCCTGGCCAGCATGTCGGTCAAGCGCGGTGAAAACATGGCCCCGGGCGTGCTGACCTTCCCGCTGGAGTTTTCCTCGATCAAGGGCGTGCTGCGCTCCTTCGTGGCCACGCTGTTCGAAGAGAATCCCTTCCAGTTCAAGCCGGTCTTCCGCGGCTTCTATTTCACCAGCGCCGTGCAGGAAGGCGCCACCGTGAGCGCCTCTTCGCAACGCATCGCCGACCGCTTCGGACTGGCGCTGGAACACAAGCCGCAACGCGAGATCTTTTCCCAGCACGGCTTCTTCCTGCACAACCTGTTCAAGCAGGTGATCTTCGCCGACAAGCAGCTGGTGGCGCAGTACACCAGCCGCACCAAGATCCGCATGCGCTATGCCACCTTCTTCGCCGCCATCGCCATCCTGGGCGTGCTGCTGGGTGGCTGGAGCTGGTCCTACATGGGCAATCGCCAGCTGCTGGCCAATGTGCAGGCCGACATGGACAAGGCCGTCAAGCTGCAGGAAAAACGCCTGGACCTGCAATCGCGCTTCGAGGCGCTGGAAATCCTGCAGGACCGCATCGAACAGCTGGACCGCTACCGCGCCAGCCGTCCCATCTCAGTGGGCATGGGTCTCTACCAGGGTGATCTGCTGGAACGCAAGCTGCGCGAGGAATACTTCTCCGGCATCAAGGAAATCATGTTGAAGCCGGTGGCCAGCAACATCGAGAGCTACCTGATGGAAGTCAACGCCAATGCCGCGCGCCTGGAGCCGATGTCGCGTCCGCCGCAATCGGGCGGCATCACGCCAGTGGCCGACAATGGCGCGCAAGCCGCCAGCGCGCTGCGCACCTACAAGGACAGCTCGGCCACCAGCGTCGAGGATGCCTATAACGCCCTGAAGACCTATCTGATGCTGGCCGACAAGTCGCGCGCCGAATCGAGCCATCTGAACGACCAGATCACCCGCTTCTGGCGCGGCTGGCTGGAAACCAACCGTGGCACCATGCCGCGCGAACAGATGATCCGCAGCGCCGAGCGCCTCATCAGTTTCTCGCTGGAACAGATCAACGATCCTTCCTGGCCGACCATCGACAACAAGCTGACCCTGGTGGACCAGGCCCGCGAAAACCTGCGCCGCGTGGTGCGCGGCATGCCCGCGCGCGAACGCGTGTACGCCGACGTCAAGGCCCGCGCCGCCACCCGCTTTGCTTCCATGACGGTAGCGCGCATCGTCGGCGACAAGGACCGCGAACTGGTCATGGGCAGCTATGCCATCCCCGGCACCTTCACCCGCGACGCCTGGGAGAAATTCGTCCAGGAAGCCTTCAAGGAAGCCGCCAACAAGGAACTGCAGAGCGCCGACTGGGTGCTCAAGACCTCAGCCAAGGATGACCTGACGCTGGAAGGCAGCCCCGAGCAGATCCAGAAGGCCCTGGTGACGCAGTACAAGACCGAATATGCGCGCGAATGGCAGAAATTCCTGCAGGGCGTGAGCATCGTCGAACTGCGCAACCTGGACGACGCCACCAATGCCATGAACCGCCTGGGCGATCCCATCACCTCGCCGATGAAGAAGGTCATCAACACCGTCTATGACGAGACCTCCTGGGACAATCCCTCGCTGGTGGACGCCGGCCTGGCCAACGCCAAGAGCGGCTTCATGGGCTGGTTCAAGGAAACCATCCTGCGCCGCTCCCCTGCCCCCGCGCCGACCCAGTTCAACGCCGATGGCACGACCGCCATCCCGATGGGTCCAGTCGGCCGCGAATTCAGCGGCGTGGCGCGCCTGGTGGTGAGCAAGGACAAGAACGGATCGCTGCTGCAGACTTATCTGGACAACCTGTCCAAGCTGCGCACCCGCCTCAACACCATCAAGAACCAGGGCGATACCGGCCCCGGCGCCAAGCAGCTGATGCAGCAGACGCTGGAAGGCAACGGTTCCGAACTGTCCGATTCGCTCAAGTTCGTCGACGAGGAAATGCTGCCCGGCCTGAACGACCAGCAGAAGACCGTGCTGCGTCCGCTGCTGGTGCGTCCGCTGGTGCAGGGCTTCAACGCCCTGGTGCGGCCGACCGAAGGCGAGGTCAACAAGATCTGGCGCGCCCAGGTGTACGAACCCTTCCAGAGCAATCTGGCAGCCAAGTACCCGTTCTCGCCCAATTCCAAAATCGAAGCCAACAGCGGCGAGATCGGCACCGTCTTCGGCGAGAATGGCGCCATCTCCAAGTTCGTCACCACGGCCATGGGTCCGCTGGTGGTGCGCCGTGGCGATACGCTGTCGCCGCGCAAGTGGGCGGACATGGGCATTAACCTGTCACCGGCCATTACGAGCAACTTCGCCAGCTGGATCAGCGCCCCGGGCGGCGGCGGCGATGCCAATGGCGGCGCCAACAGCGCCCAGACCGTGTTCCAGATCCAGCCGCAGCCCGCGCCCGGTGCCCTGGAGTACACCATCGAGATCGACGGCCAGCAACTGCGCTACCGCAATACCCAGGCGCAGTGGACCAACTTCATCTGGCCCAATCCGCAGGGTACGCCAGGGGCCCGCGTGACGGCCCAGACCTACGACGGCCGCACCATCGAAGTGGCCAGCCAGCCCGGCCGCTTCGGCCTGGAGCGCCTGATCAACTCGGCCCAGCGCAAGCGCAAGGACAACGGCGTCTTCGAGCTGTCCTGGACCAATGAGGGCGTCACCGTGGTGGTCAACCTGAAGATCATCAGCAGCGCCGAAGTCTCAGGCACCGCCAACGGCCCTGCCCGCGGCACCGCCAGCCTGCGCGGCCTGAAGCTGCCGGAGACCATTGCTGGGGGAGCGCCTGCGCCCGTCCTCGCCCCTGCTCCTGCCGGCGCCGCTGGCACTGCGCCGATGCAGCCGGGGCAGCCGATGGCGACCGACGCTGCAGCCCCCCAGTCCAACAATCAACCAACCATTACAGGGGTCAAGCAATGA
- a CDS encoding PAAR domain-containing protein — MSQPVIVLGDKTSHGGTVIQASGVTMVGGKQVARVGDKVSCPRHGSTTIASGDPTMIIDGAPVARDGDKTACGAVLIASQATTSV, encoded by the coding sequence ATGAGCCAGCCGGTCATCGTGCTCGGAGACAAGACCTCCCACGGCGGCACCGTCATCCAAGCCAGCGGCGTGACCATGGTCGGCGGCAAGCAGGTGGCGCGGGTTGGCGACAAGGTCAGTTGCCCCAGACACGGTTCCACCACCATCGCCAGCGGCGATCCGACCATGATCATCGATGGCGCGCCCGTGGCGCGCGATGGCGACAAGACCGCCTGCGGCGCAGTGCTCATTGCAAGCCAGGCGACGACCTCCGTTTGA
- a CDS encoding M15 family metallopeptidase: protein MLFLLIIFYLLVTCFAMWLLLFPSGRELTLAFLNSRMASLRQRWDRWNRKGDAVLAGTASGIRHSFSASIGYVRGNYVIVGLVLLLLIGPAILAFMLSGKSMLGGFEPADRVANAQIAELLKGELLVPPPPLPPDMFTTAEVVQVRPMLVDASRNWQLLNPEYAQRLLLVFKIMKEKYGIEMALIEGYRSPERQNMLAGMGGNVTNAAAFQSYHQYGLAGDCAFVRNGKLVISEKDPWAMEAYRHYGEVAESVGLTWGGRWKLMDFGHTEYRLPGVMKK from the coding sequence GTGCTGTTCCTCCTAATCATCTTCTACCTGCTCGTCACCTGCTTCGCCATGTGGCTGCTGCTGTTCCCGTCGGGCAGAGAACTCACGCTGGCCTTCCTCAACAGCCGCATGGCCAGCCTGAGGCAGCGCTGGGACCGCTGGAACAGGAAGGGCGACGCCGTCCTTGCCGGGACTGCCTCGGGCATCAGGCATTCATTTTCCGCCAGCATCGGCTACGTACGCGGTAATTACGTGATCGTCGGCCTTGTCCTTCTGTTACTGATAGGTCCGGCAATACTTGCTTTTATGTTAAGCGGCAAATCCATGCTCGGCGGCTTCGAGCCTGCCGATCGCGTGGCCAATGCGCAGATCGCGGAACTTTTGAAGGGCGAGCTACTCGTACCACCGCCTCCTCTGCCGCCGGACATGTTCACCACTGCAGAGGTTGTCCAGGTCAGGCCGATGCTGGTCGATGCCAGCCGTAACTGGCAGCTGCTCAATCCTGAATATGCGCAGCGCCTGCTTCTGGTCTTCAAGATCATGAAAGAAAAATACGGTATCGAGATGGCGCTCATCGAGGGTTACCGCAGTCCCGAACGGCAGAACATGCTGGCCGGCATGGGTGGCAACGTCACCAATGCGGCGGCCTTCCAGAGCTATCACCAGTATGGCCTGGCCGGTGACTGCGCCTTCGTGCGCAATGGCAAGCTGGTCATCAGCGAGAAGGACCCATGGGCGATGGAAGCCTACCGCCACTACGGAGAGGTAGCCGAATCGGTGGGACTGACCTGGGGCGGGCGCTGGAAACTGATGGACTTCGGCCACACCGAATATCGCCTCCCGGGCGTCATGAAAAAATAA
- a CDS encoding type VI secretion system Vgr family protein, with amino-acid sequence MSDLLTQLMQFTGASRLYSLSLGDAAPAGELLVEAFAASEGLHAVGLREVIVLSLDAGLRLKSLIGQRATLVTTLSDGSRTQFSGLVNEAAKLGSEGGLARYRLRIVPWVWLLSQSHNSRVWQDKTVIDIVEDVFADYAPHAAWTWTDEVAPFMQQVQPRSYTIQYRESNLAFVSRLLAAEGLSWRVEESADAASGHRLVLFADSTSPRAFPEDLTSTSPLGGSGIRFHAGTAREEQDSIQALAARRALQPASFTLLSYDYKSKQAVATSLPTRHEFGGKDAPRLESYDSPGLYAYTDAAEADHYARLHLEASEARNKLWQARSTVRTLRPGTRFTLADGPLGLSAAQDGAPRQYAVLSVMSVGVNNLPKDAAEGLAELFGPIPPLLEDCVAACEEGQSLLHGQSGPDSLQLLGQTDIAGVIAQARQLGYANAFEAIRADVIWRPVLADGTGLRLHARATARGSQSAIVVGPQGETSASSAGEIHCDRLGRVRIRFHWQGRNNDAAATCWVRVAQRAASGGAGMQFLPRIGQEVLVQFIEDDIDRPVIVGALYNGRGEGAAAPTPGGDTAQAGSDDPARAFTSATDLQASGQGNLAGGNAPTWHGGSQDSDGHGNTAAQWGIRSKEFGGSGYNQIVFDDTDAQGRIQLKTTQSGSELNLGHLIHTADNYRGSFRGTGAELRTDAYGALRAGGGILFSSYKIEQNAASRDPAGDNVGGMALLKQAALLGKTFNEATLTHKTVGLASHLGPTQASASTINDSAAPLEAIRVAASGMVDGSPENSGADVAAANTQTGESKLPHSTAALIGIAAKEGLGAVAGQHMQLANGETVNLLSGADSQQVAGNQYRLRSGQALGVLAGAMAAGEGGTGLQMIAAQKNIDVQAQADGLTVQARDQVRVISANAGVDWAAAKKITLSTAGGANITIEGGNITVQCPGKLTIHAAQKLFAGPVSKTLPLPQMPNSVCKDCILNAMKQGAPGVLV; translated from the coding sequence ATGTCTGACCTGCTGACGCAACTGATGCAATTCACCGGTGCGAGTCGCCTTTACAGCCTCTCGCTGGGCGACGCCGCGCCCGCTGGCGAATTGCTGGTGGAGGCATTTGCCGCCTCGGAAGGGCTGCATGCGGTCGGGCTGCGCGAAGTCATCGTCCTGAGCCTGGACGCCGGGCTGCGCCTGAAGTCCTTGATCGGGCAGCGCGCCACCCTGGTGACGACCTTGTCCGATGGCAGCCGCACCCAGTTCTCGGGGCTGGTCAACGAGGCCGCCAAGCTCGGCAGTGAGGGCGGCCTGGCCCGTTATCGCTTGCGCATCGTGCCCTGGGTCTGGCTGCTCTCGCAGTCGCATAACAGCCGGGTGTGGCAGGACAAGACCGTCATCGACATCGTCGAAGATGTCTTTGCCGACTATGCGCCCCACGCCGCCTGGACCTGGACGGATGAGGTGGCGCCCTTCATGCAGCAGGTGCAGCCGCGCAGCTATACGATCCAGTACCGCGAAAGCAATCTGGCCTTCGTCAGCCGCCTGCTGGCCGCCGAGGGCCTGTCATGGCGCGTGGAGGAATCTGCCGACGCAGCATCCGGCCATCGGCTGGTGCTGTTCGCCGATTCGACTTCGCCGCGCGCCTTCCCCGAAGACCTCACCAGCACCAGTCCGCTCGGCGGCAGCGGCATCCGCTTCCACGCCGGTACCGCCCGCGAGGAGCAGGACAGCATCCAGGCGCTGGCCGCGCGCCGGGCCTTGCAGCCGGCCTCGTTCACCTTGCTGTCCTACGATTACAAGAGCAAGCAGGCGGTGGCCACCAGCCTGCCCACCCGTCACGAATTCGGCGGCAAGGACGCCCCCCGCCTGGAAAGCTATGACAGTCCAGGCCTGTATGCCTATACCGATGCGGCCGAGGCCGATCACTATGCCCGCCTGCACCTGGAGGCCAGTGAAGCCCGCAACAAGCTCTGGCAGGCGCGCAGCACCGTGCGCACCTTGCGTCCCGGCACGCGCTTTACGCTGGCCGACGGTCCGCTGGGCCTGTCCGCTGCGCAGGATGGCGCGCCCCGGCAATACGCCGTGCTGTCGGTGATGAGCGTGGGTGTCAACAATCTGCCCAAGGATGCGGCCGAAGGCCTGGCCGAACTGTTCGGCCCGATTCCACCCTTGCTGGAAGACTGCGTGGCCGCCTGCGAAGAAGGCCAGTCGCTGCTGCACGGCCAGTCCGGCCCGGACTCTCTGCAACTGCTGGGGCAGACCGACATTGCCGGGGTGATCGCGCAAGCCCGCCAGCTGGGGTATGCCAATGCCTTCGAGGCGATTCGCGCCGACGTGATCTGGCGCCCGGTGCTGGCCGATGGCACCGGCTTGCGCCTGCACGCGCGTGCCACCGCGCGCGGCAGCCAGAGCGCCATCGTGGTGGGGCCGCAGGGCGAGACCAGCGCCAGCAGCGCCGGCGAGATCCATTGCGACCGCCTGGGGCGTGTGCGCATCCGCTTCCACTGGCAGGGCCGCAACAATGACGCCGCTGCCACCTGCTGGGTGCGCGTGGCGCAACGCGCAGCCAGCGGTGGCGCGGGCATGCAGTTCCTTCCTCGCATCGGCCAGGAGGTGCTGGTGCAATTCATCGAGGACGATATCGATCGGCCCGTCATCGTCGGCGCGCTCTACAACGGCCGTGGCGAGGGCGCCGCTGCGCCCACGCCCGGCGGCGATACTGCGCAGGCCGGCAGCGACGATCCTGCCCGCGCCTTCACCAGCGCCACCGACCTGCAGGCCAGCGGCCAGGGCAACCTGGCCGGCGGCAATGCACCGACCTGGCACGGCGGCAGCCAGGACAGCGATGGCCACGGCAACACTGCCGCGCAATGGGGTATCCGCTCCAAGGAATTCGGCGGTTCGGGCTACAACCAGATCGTCTTCGACGATACCGATGCGCAAGGGCGCATCCAGCTCAAGACCACCCAGTCGGGCAGCGAGCTCAACCTCGGTCACCTGATCCACACCGCAGACAACTATCGCGGGAGCTTCCGTGGCACCGGCGCAGAGTTGCGTACCGATGCCTATGGCGCGCTGCGCGCTGGCGGCGGCATCCTGTTCTCCAGCTACAAGATCGAGCAGAACGCCGCCTCCCGTGACCCGGCCGGCGACAATGTCGGCGGCATGGCCTTGCTCAAGCAGGCCGCCTTGCTGGGCAAGACCTTCAACGAGGCCACGCTCACCCACAAGACGGTCGGCCTGGCCAGCCATCTGGGACCGACCCAGGCCAGCGCCAGCACCATCAACGACAGTGCCGCGCCGTTGGAAGCCATTCGCGTGGCGGCCTCCGGGATGGTCGATGGTTCGCCCGAGAACAGTGGCGCAGACGTGGCAGCGGCCAATACGCAAACCGGCGAGAGCAAGCTCCCGCACAGCACCGCGGCGCTGATCGGCATCGCGGCCAAGGAGGGATTGGGCGCCGTGGCCGGGCAGCACATGCAGCTGGCCAATGGCGAGACGGTCAATCTCCTCTCCGGCGCCGACAGCCAGCAGGTCGCCGGCAACCAGTATCGCTTGCGCAGCGGCCAGGCGCTGGGCGTGCTGGCCGGGGCGATGGCGGCAGGCGAGGGCGGCACTGGCTTGCAGATGATCGCCGCGCAGAAGAACATCGACGTACAGGCCCAGGCGGACGGACTCACCGTCCAGGCACGCGACCAGGTCCGCGTGATCAGCGCCAATGCCGGCGTAGACTGGGCCGCCGCCAAGAAGATCACGCTCTCCACCGCCGGCGGGGCCAACATCACCATCGAGGGTGGCAACATCACCGTGCAGTGTCCGGGCAAGCTGACCATTCATGCCGCCCAGAAGCTGTTCGCCGGCCCCGTGTCCAAGACGCTGCCCTTGCCCCAGATGCCCAATAGCGTCTGCAAGGACTGCATCCTCAATGCCATGAAGCAGGGTGCGCCGGGAGTGCTGGTATGA
- a CDS encoding DUF4123 domain-containing protein: MSADQGDPLGLQAWALECADRGHGAYLLLDSAQAEGSHLKLQAMRLPYASLFDGKREEALPEIAPLLISLSGLDAPRRERLASWISQLAFSAPCLSWYESPLPLQAFAAHLRNFHQVGLSDGQAMMMRWYDTRILPIWAQALTPEQRSLFTGGMFSIAYVDRFGEAKTIHQASEAGPPSAPPPLDQPLVTLDDQQFGLLVDAGDLDTLVNHLKFVIPDETRKLAPRTLLDFVAKYQQEAVAAGLDDIDRQAQYVLLALYTSGRGTAHPLMQALMADPPASLDAYYEAIQAMPEEVWEAGAPLWEQEAASSVE; the protein is encoded by the coding sequence ATGAGCGCGGACCAGGGTGATCCGCTGGGCCTGCAGGCCTGGGCGCTGGAATGCGCTGACCGCGGCCATGGCGCCTATCTGCTGCTGGACAGCGCCCAGGCTGAAGGCAGCCATCTGAAGCTGCAGGCGATGCGGCTGCCCTATGCTTCGCTGTTCGACGGCAAGCGTGAAGAGGCGCTGCCCGAGATTGCCCCGCTGCTCATTAGCCTGTCCGGGCTGGATGCGCCGCGGCGCGAACGGCTGGCCTCATGGATATCTCAACTGGCCTTCAGCGCGCCGTGCCTGAGCTGGTATGAGAGCCCCTTGCCCTTGCAGGCCTTCGCAGCGCATCTGCGCAATTTCCACCAGGTGGGCCTCAGCGACGGCCAGGCCATGATGATGCGCTGGTACGATACGCGCATCCTGCCCATCTGGGCGCAGGCGCTGACGCCGGAACAACGTAGCTTGTTCACGGGCGGCATGTTCAGCATCGCCTATGTCGATCGCTTCGGCGAGGCCAAGACCATTCATCAGGCCAGCGAAGCCGGACCGCCGAGCGCGCCGCCGCCGCTGGATCAGCCGCTAGTGACACTGGATGATCAGCAGTTTGGCTTGCTGGTCGATGCGGGCGATCTGGATACCCTGGTCAATCATCTGAAATTCGTCATTCCGGACGAGACCCGCAAGCTCGCACCGCGCACGCTGCTGGACTTTGTCGCGAAGTATCAGCAAGAGGCCGTGGCGGCGGGTCTGGATGATATCGATCGCCAGGCCCAATATGTGCTGCTGGCGCTCTATACTTCCGGCCGTGGCACGGCGCATCCGTTGATGCAGGCGTTGATGGCCGATCCGCCTGCTTCCCTGGACGCTTACTATGAGGCCATCCAGGCCATGCCGGAAGAGGTGTGGGAAGCGGGGGCGCCGCTGTGGGAGCAGGAAGCGGCGAGCAGCGTGGAATGA